The following is a genomic window from Coriobacteriaceae bacterium.
CGCAGCTTGCGGGTCCTTTTTTATGACTGTACCGGGGCGCGCAACATAAAAAACCGAGCCCTGCACATAGTGGCGCAGAACTCGGCGAACCGGTGAGCGGTCAAGGATAGGTTTTAGGGCATGTCCCAAAATCTACTTGAGGAGGAAGTCGGAGAGGAGAATGGTGCGGGCCTCGCGATGCTCGGAATCGGCGATGTGGTCGGCAGGATATCCGCAGACGAGCATGTGATAGGGATAGACGCCCTCGGGCAGGTTGAACTGCTCCTGTGCCACCTCAGGCTTAAAATGGCATACCCAGCACGTTCCCAGGCCCTGCTCGGTGGCCTCCATCATCATCTGGTCGCACACGATGGACGTATCGATTTCACTGGAATTCATCTGGTCATACGGGCGTACCCAAGCATCATCGGTAACGCTGCAAATAAGGAAGACAAGCGGAGCCCCAAAGATGGACCCATCACGAGCAAACCGAGGCTGACAAGCAGCAGCCTTCTCCAACAGCTCAGGCGTATCCAGCACCATCACACGGGCTGGATGATTATTACAAGCAGAAGGAGCAATACGCCCAGCCTCAACAATGGCATCCACAACAGCTTGCTCAACAGAACGATCCTGAAATTCACGACAAGAATACCGACCCCGAGCCAGATCCAAATAAGACATACAAGCCCTCCAACAATTAAAAATCAAACAAACCCAAAGTAACCCAAAGAGTACCCAAAGCGGCAATCAGCCAATCGCTCATCGAATACCAAAGTAAAACCCCGAGCAATCAAGGGCCATCACAGCAAAGGCCCCACCACGCTCAACCCCTCAGCCAAAGTTCCCAATGGTGGTACGTAAGGGAGCGGGCCCGACCACTAATACCTTTTGAACGACTCTGCTTGCAGCCGGAGTGAAAAAGGTATTAGTGGTCGGGCCCGCGACCGGTGGGATACGTACCCCCAATTAACTGTTCTTCATGACAATCGAATCCACAACATCGGCCACATTCTCACAGCAGTCAGCGCAGTACTCCAGGAAGGCGTACACGTCACGCCAGGCGATGACCTCGAGCGGGTCCTTGCCGTTAACGTGCAGGTTGCGCATGGCGTTGATGTAGAGCTCGTCGGCCTCGGACTCGATGGTGTTGATCTGGATGACGAGTTCGCGCAGCGTTTTGGACTTGCGGTAGTTGGGAAGCTCGACCATCAGGTCTTTCATGGCGCGGCAGGCGTCAGTCACCTTGTGGGCGATGACGATGGCGTCGGGATGGATGCTCTGGATGTTGGTGAAGTAGACGCGCTGCACGACGCCCTCAATACGGTCGAGCACGGTGTCGAGCGCGCAGCTCATCAGATCCAGATCCTCGCGCTCGAGCGGGGTGATAAAGGCGGTGAGCAGGGCGTCTTCGAGCTCGTGGTGCTTCTTGTCTGCCGCATGCTCAATCGCATGCATCTTATTGAGCATGTCGTGAATCTGCGCGGGATCGAAGTTCTCAAAAATCTTGGTGAGCAGCTCTGCGGCCTGGACGGCGAGGTCGGCGCAAGCGACGTAGTTGTCAAAGTAGAACGAATCGGGTTTCTTTGCCATGGGTGGGTCCTTTCGAGGCGAAGACGGGTGGGCGAAGTGTTGCGGTCCGGATGGACGTTCGGTTTGATTAGAGGAACATCATGAACAGCTTGGCCATGACAAAGCTGATGAGTCCGCAGGCGGGGAAGGTGAAGAACCAGGTGAACATCATGTCCTTGACGACTCCGAAGTTGATGGCCGAGAGGCGCTTGACGGCACCGACGCCCATGATGGCGCAGGTCTTGATGTGTGTGGAGGACACGGGGATGCCGGTAAGGGTGGCAAGCAGCAGGTTCGCGGCGCCCGCGAGGTCGGCGGAGAAGCCCTGATACTTCTCGAGCTTAACCATGCTCTGGCCGACGGACTTGATGATGCGCTCACCGCCCACGCTGGTACCGATACCCATAGTGGCCGAGCACAGCAGCATAATCCAGATGGGGATGCCGGCATCGCCGACGCTGGTCTGGCCGTTTGCGAAGGCCACGCCTAAAAAGAGCACGCCGATGAACTTCTGTCCATCCTGCGCGCCGTGCATAAAGCTCATGGCCGCGGCGCTCGCGATCTGAGCGTATTTAAAGAAGACATTGGCACGTCGCCTGTTGGCGGCGGCGAAAAGAATCGAGACGAGTTTGCACAGGACCCAGCCCATGACAAAGCCCAGGCCGATGGAGAGCGCCAGGCCGTAGATGACCTTCATCCACTCGTGGACGTTGACGCTGCTCGCGCCGCCGAGGGCGATAGCGGCACCGGTCAGGCCGGCGATAAGGCTGTGGCTTTGCGAGGTGGGGATGCCAAAACGCGACGCTGTGGCACCGTAGACGACGATGGAGAACAGCGCCGCGCACAGACAGGCGAGCGCCATGGTGCTGTTTCCGCCAAAGTCGACGATATGTGAGATGGTGTTGGCGACGCTCGCATTAAAGTGCGTCATGATGAGCACGCCGAGGAAGTTGAATGCGGCGCTCATGAGAATGGCGGCGCGGGCGGGCATGCAACGCGTAGTGACGCAGGTCGCGATGGCGTTGGGCGCGTCGGTCCATCCATTGACGAAGATGGCGCCCAACGCGAGGATCACGGTGACGGCAAGGACTGGGTTCGACACAATTTGGCCGAGGAAGGTTGAGAACGTTACGTCCATATATGGGCTTTCTCGAAGTTTGCAGACACGTTACAAAAACATGATAAATCGTATCACCTCCTGCGGGTCTCTTTACCGAGTTCTGATGGGAGAAGTGAACTTTTTGGCACTAAAATTGAATATTAGCCCTGTTGACCGCGGGTGTTCTTTTTGCTAGCACGCCATGCGGACACGTGCGATTACTACGACACTCCAAAACCACAGTCTGTTCGCTTTACAACATGCAAACATGCGTTCGATAATAGGAGGCATGGAATATCGACAGACAGACGGCAAAACTCGGCGCGTACACAAGCAGTATGTGGACGTCGTGGCTCGCATCCTCGCGGGAGGACAAGTCGTGCCGGTCACCGTCTGCTGGGTCGACGGCCGTTGTTTTACGATCGACGAAATTATCTCGACCACCGGGTTTGGCCTGATGGTCCACGGCATCCGTACGGCAACATATAAGGTGCGTTTTGGCGGGCACGCGACCGAGTTGTATCTGGAGGACCAGACGCGCGAGCGGGCAGACGGCTCGCAGACACACGTGATGCGTTGGTGGGTCTGGGCCTTTGATCGTACGCTTGAGGGCGAGCGCCGTAGGTAAGGACGTGCGGCATTCGGGTACAATGGCAGGAATCTTGTTACCTACGGCGCTGTCGTGCGCTTTTTGAAAGGACGAAGTATGAACGATATCCAGGGCTATCAGAACGGCCCCGTCGAGAGCGGCGCAAGCCGCGCCAAGGAGATGTCGCCGCGCGCGTACAATCTCGCCATGTCTGCCCTGATCTTCTTGGGCTTTTGCGCCATGGGCGCCGGCGCCTACTTTACGAGCACCATGTCGTTTGCGCGCATGATGATGAGCGGCGCCGCCTTGCCGCTGGTCTTTGGCTCGTTTATTTTGACCATCGTCGGCATGGTCATGATGTCGGCCGCCGCCAGCAAGCAGTCCGTGGGCCTGTCCCTTGTGGGCTACGTAATCTTTGCGAGTACCTTTGGCCTGACCGCGTCGTTTGGCCTTGCCAACTATGACCTGCCCACCATCAACACCGCTTTTATCGCCACGGCCGCCATCACCTTTGTCTTTGGCGCGCTTGGCGTGACCTTCCCCAAGTTTTTCCAGCGTGTGTATGGCATCGGTTTTGGTATTCTGCTCGCCACTATTCTGGTTGAGATCGTGCTGATGTTCATGGGCGTTTCGCAGTCCATCACCGACCTGATCGTGATTGTGGTGTTCGCTGGCTTTATTGGCTACGACACCTATGTTGCCACGACGGTGCCGCCTACGCTGCCCAACGCCGTGCTCATGGCCTCTAACCTGTTCGTGGATATTATCAACGTGTTCCTGCGCATCCTGAACATCCTTGGCCGTCGCGACTAGTGGCGAATTGCGGCGGTGCTTGCCGTGCGTGCAAATCGATGCGAAAGGCGGTCCTTCGGGGCCGTCTTTTTTGTACGCGGCGGGGTATCATGGATGGGAAAAGCCGATAGCGGCAGAGACCGAGAAAGGTGACCACTTATGGCAGACGTCGACAACAGGAACCGTAACCGCAGGTCCAACCGAGCGGGTCAGCCCAATCCCAAGCGCGAGGCCCGTGCCAAGGCCGCCGAGCGTCACGTGTCAACTGTGTCCGAAGCGTGCGCCAAGGATATCGAGCGTTCGCTTGCCGGTGTTCGCGAGTTTGACGGTATGCCTGCCGGCTTTGTCGCGGCGATGAAGGCCAAGGTTCAGACTGCTGTGGCCACCGAAGAACAGGTTGCCGAGGACGTCGAGGGCGCGGAGGCTGCCGAGGTCGAGGCAGCGCTCGAGCCCGTCGAGGAGCCTGCCGAGGAAATCGCCGAAGCTGAGTCCGCGCCTGCTGAGGAGCCCGCTCCGGTTCTGCCCGAGGTCACCGTGCTCGATGCCTCCACCACGCAGGCCATCTTGGACAACGGTCGTGGCTATGCGCAGTTCTGCGACATGGCCGTGCTCGCCTTTGCCTCGTTCACCAATCCGGGCGGTGGCTATATTCAGGGTTATCTGGGCCAGGAGGCCACGCTGTGCGCCGATTCGTATCTGTACAACGTTCTCGATAAGCAGCGCAAATGGTACGGCGAGAACCGTCGCCGCAACATCAACTGCGAGCTTTACCGAAACCGTGCGCTGGTGGTGCCTGCGGTGCGCTTCGACCGCAACCACGTGCATGCATACGCCGACGTGATCGTGGCCGCCGCGCCCAACGTTAAGCGCGCCCGCCAGGAGTATCGCGTGAGCGACGATGCTCTGCTGGACGCCCTGCGCGACCGCATTCGCTTTGTGCTTGCCATCTGCGACGAGCTGGGTCGCGAGAAGCTCGTACTGGGCGCTTGGGGCTGCGACAACAACGGCTTTGACGCCGAGGCCGTGGCCGAGCTCTTCCGCAAGGAGCTCGCGTCGGGCGACTTTAAGGTCAAGCAAGTCTTCTTTGCCGTGCCTTCTACGCGCTGGGATGAGGATTTTGCCAAGTTCGAGCACGTGCTGGCAAACTTCCCCGAGCGCAACGAGGAGTCCTATGCCCAGGTTGCCGCTCGCGCTGCGGCAGCTCGCGCCGCCGAGCAGGCCCAGGCTGCTACCGAGGATGATGAGAACGAGGACGATTGGCGCAAGTACCTGTAATTGGTACGTGCTGACAGATAGGTCGAGCCGGCGGGAGAGGCTGCTTCCGTCGGCTTTTTACTGAGCGAGGGGCTTACGATGAAAAACGTTCTATGCTTTGGCGACAGCAACACCTATGGTTACGATCCGGCGGGCATGCGCGACGGCACCGCGGTGCGCTATGCGCAGGATGTGCGCTGGTGCGGCGTGGCCCAACGTGACTTAGGCGAGGGCTGGCATGTAATTGAAGAAGGCCTCAACGGCCGCACGACGGTACGCGACGACATGTGCCATCTGGACACCAATCTTAACGGCATCCGCGCACTTCCGATGCTGCTCGAGGCCCATAAGCCGCTGGACGCCATTGTGATCATGCTGGGCACCAACGACTGTAAGACGGTCTTTAACGTGACAGCTTCCGATATCGCCCGTGGCGCCATGGCGCTGATTCGCGCCGTCCGCGCGTTTCCGTGGACCGACGCTGCGCCTTGTCCGCGCATTCTGCTGATGGCGCCTATCAAGATTAAGCCGCAGATCGCCGACGTATATATGACCGATTTTGACGAGCATTCCGTAGAAGCCTCGGAACATTTTGGTGAGTACTACGCGCATGTGGCTGAGCAGTTTGGCTGCGACTTTTTGAATGCAGCCGACTTTGCCGAGCCGGGCGATATCGACTATCTGCATATGATGCCCGAAAGCCACGAGAGCCTGGGTCACGCCGTGGCAGCCAAGCTCCAAGAGATGCTCGGTGAGTAGCGCGACCCCAAACCACCGCAAAGGTGCCTGTCCCCTTTGCGGTGGCTTGGGCTGCGAATCTTAATACTGCCACATGTGGTTGACGGGGCCGGAACCTTTGCCCATGTCAAGGCCGGCGGCGAGGGCGCCCGTTAGGTAGGCCTTGCCGGCGTTGACGGCATCGGCAAGATCCATGCCCTGGGCCAGCGCGCAGGCGATGGCGGACGAAAGCGTGCAGCCGGTGCCGTGTGTGTTGTCGGTCTCGATGCGCTTGTGGCGGAACCACGTGGTGAGCGGATCGCCCAGATGGCTGCCCTCGTCATCGAGCGGCGCGGGTTCGGCCAATACATCGTTGGCCTCGTTGACAAGATGCCCACCCTTAACGAGGGATGCGCAACCAAAGCGGCGGGTGAGGAGCATGGCAGCATTTTGCTGTGTGCGCTCGGAGTCGACCTCGTAGTCAAGCAGGGCCATGGCCTCGGGAATATTGGGCGTGATGACGGTTGCCAGTGGGAACAGGCGGCGGGTGAGCGCCTCGGCGGCATCTTCGGCAATCAGCCGTGCGCCCGAGGTGGCTACCATGACGGGGTCGACGACCACGTTTGTCGCGTTCCAGGCGCTCAGGCGGTCGGCGATAACCTCGATAATCTCGGCAGAGGAAACCATGCCGATCTTGACGGCGCTGGGGCGGATATCGTCAAATACGGCGTCGATCTGCGCAGCGACGATATCCGGGGAGATGTTCTGTACGGCGGTGACGCCTAGGGTGTTCTGTGCGGTGATAGCGGTGATGGCCGTCTCGGCATACAGGCGGTGCGCCGTGATGGTCTTGATGTCGGCCTGAATGCCGGCGCCACCGCTGGAATCGGATCCTGCGATGGACAGAACGGCAGGTACCTTACTGCGATCCATGTTTGCTCCCTTGTTCGGTCGGAATCAAATGGGTCTTTAAGCCAGCATTATAAAGATGCCCGGGCCGACTCTATGTCGAACCCGGGCGGGCGATGCAATCTTTACGCAAATGTAAGCAAATGTTCACACGTCAACAATTGACGAACACCATGTTACCGATTGTGGCTCCGGTGACGAGTTAGTCCTCCATGCCGAGGTCGATCGTCGTGCCTTCGAACACCTTGTTAACGGTGCGGACGGCGCACATCTTGCCGCACATGGTGCAGGTGCCCTCGGTGGCGGCGGGGGATTCTTCGTAGCGTTTCTTGCCGGTGACCGGGTCGAGGGCACACTTCCACATGGCATCCCAGTCGAGCTTGCGGCGTGCTTGGCCCATCTTGTCGTCCATGTCGCGGGCGTGCGGCACCTTCTTGGCGATATCGGCGGCGTGCGCGGCAATCTTAGTGGCCATGAGGCCATCGAGCACGTCCTGGGCGTTGGGCAGGCACAGGTGCTCGGCCGGCGTCACGTAGCACAGGAAGTCGGCACCGGAGCTGGCGGAGATGGCGCCGCCGATGGCAGCGGTGATGTGGTCGTAACCCACGCCGATATCGGTCACCAGCGGCCCGAGCACATAGAACGGGGCATTGTGGCACAGGCGCTTCTGCAGTTTCATGTTGGCGGCGATCTCGTCGAGCGCCATGTGACCCGGGCCCTCGACCATGACCTGGACGCCGGCGGCCCAAGCGCGCTTGCACAGCTTGCCCAGCTCGATCATCTCAGCGGTCTCGGTGGCATCGTTGGAGTCGTAGAGGCAGCCCGGGCGGCAGGAGTCGCCGAGCGAAATCGTCACGTCGTACTCGTGGCAAATCTCGAGCAGCTCGTCAAAGTACTCGTAGAACGGGTTCTCGTTACCGGTGACCTCCATCCAGCCAAACAGCAGTGAGCCGCCGCGGCTCACGATGTTCATCAGGCGGCCGGTCTCCTTAAAGGTCTTGGTGACCGACTTGTTGATGCCGCAGTGAATGGTCATAAAGTCCACGCCGTCCTCGGCATGCGCGCGCACGACTTCGAACAGGTCGTCCTTGGTGAGCTTGACCAGCGGCTTTTCCATATAGCCGATGGCGTCGTACATGGGGACGGTGCCTACCATGAGCGGCGTCTCGTCGATGAGCTGCTGGCGGAACTGGCGCGTCTTGCCCGAGTTGGAGAGGTCCATGATGGCGTCGGCGCCAAAGTCCTCGGCGATCTTGACCTTCTTCCATTCCTCGGTGGCATCGGCCTTGTCGCCCGAGATGCCCAAGTTCACGTTGACCTTGGTGGATAGGCCCTCACCGACGCCAAAGGCGCGCATGCCCTTTTTGATGTGCACAATATTGGCGGGAATGGCGATGCGGCCGTCGGCCACGCGCTCGCGGATGTACTCGGGGTCGCGATGCTCGCGCTCGGCGACTTCCTTCATCTGCGGCGTGATCTGCCCGGCACGGGCGAAGTCGATTTGCGTGACGAGCTTGGGCTCGGTCTGTGTGCTCATTGGCACGGCTCCCTTCGTTGGCATTACCCATATCAGGTTTGCGGGTCAGGGCGGGCGCGCCCAATCTCAGCCTGCCGTCTTGTCCCGCAAGCTCCCCGTTATGTCATGGGCTCAAGTATAGCCTGAATGGGTACGATTGGGCCAACGAGCGTGCCTGTGGGGAGGCGTACATGGAAGACAAGCATCTATATCGAGAGACACAATGGGACATATCGGCCGAGGAGGGCCGTGCGCACCATGGGTTGGTCGCGATTGGCTTTGCGGTGCTTGCCGTGCTGGTGATTGCCTTTTGTATTTGGACGTTTGGCGGTCGCGGCGGCGCTGCCTGGGAGTTCGAGGCCGACGATGCCCTGCCGATCATGACGGTGAAGGTCGCTGGCGGTAACACGGTGGCCGCACCGGGCGACTACTGGTATCCGCGCGACGAGTTTGTGCAGCTGCAGTTGAGCGGCGGGTCTATTCCGGGTGAAGAAATCGAACGCGTGACGTTTGATGAGGCACTCAAAACACTCACGGTGAAGCTCAAAGATCAGGGCGATGTGCCTACGACCATGGATATCGCTCTGACGGAGTGGCGTCTGGAACCTCCGTCGGGCGTTACGGTATCCGACGTAGAGCACGTTAAGATTACCTACCAAGATGGCTCGACGAGCGAGATTGCAAAGGCCGATGGCTTGGCGGAGTAATGGGGTGTTTGGAAACGGCGGGCCTATTGTGCCTGCGCGTTCATGAAAACCAGGGTGTTTTTGTCTGAAAGCTCGGGGATGTGCCGATAGCCGATGTTGAATGCGGTAAGTTCGCTTGCATCCTCGAGCTTGTTTTCTGCCATCCACCGCACCATGGAGCCGCGCGCCTTTTTGCTGGCGGTCGACCGTTGGATGGGCTTGCCGTTGCGGATACCCTCGCCAAAGAGGCATGTGACGGCCGTGGCGTCGTCCGCGAGGTGGGGCAGAACGGCTTTGGCATACTCTACGCTGGCGAGGTTGACGATCGTGGTGTTTGAGCCTGCCGGGGCGGTAGCCCGTGCGAGCTTGTCGCCCCAAAACGCGTAGAGGTCTCGGGCATCGTCGACGGCGAGCTTCGCGCCCATCTCCAGCCGATACGGTTCGACGGCATGAAAGGGACGAACGCACCCGTAGAGGCCGGAGAGGATCCACAGGTGGCTTTGCAGCCAGGCGAGCTGTTCGGCATCCATTACCTCGGGTGCCATGCTCTGGTACTGAATGCCGTGATAGGACATGATGGCAGGGGAGAGGTGACGGGCGAGTGCGGGATTGTCGAGATCGCCGTTCCCCAAGATGGGCTCGAACTCATGCAAAATGTCGAGACAAGGGGCCAGCAGCTTGTCGCTGACGTTCCACAGAGCTTGTAGGCCGCTGTCGCCTTCGGTTCGTTCGATGTCCAAGAGCGCATGGTGCAGCTGAGCGGTCTCGCGCGCAAAGGGCGGAATCCCCTGAACTTCAAAAGCATCTTGTGCCGCGCGCATTTGCTTGGCGGGTGAAACGATGACCTGGAGCATGAACTCTCCTCTGCCAAAAAAGTCGCGGCGGAATACGGTCTGCGCGAGCCGGTTGAAGGCCAGGTTAGTCCGTATTCCACCGCAAGTTATAAAGGGCTGGTTTGGTGCGCCTTACAAGGGTTGGTTAGGCGCGCTCGAGGAAGGCTTTGTACCCGCGATAGGCCTCGTAGATATCGGCCTTGTTGGCGACCTCCCACAGGGCGTGCATGGACAGGACGGCAACGCCGGAGTCGATGACGTTCATGCCATACTTGGCCATGATGTAGGCAATGGTGCCGCCGCCGCCCGCGTTGACGCGACCGAGCTCACAGGTCTGGAAGTCCACGCCGGCCTCGTCCATGATGTCGCGGACGAGGGCCACGTACTCGGCATCGGCGTCGTTGGAGCCGCCCTTGCCGCGGCTGCCCGTGTACTTGTTAAAGCACAGGCCGCGACCCATAAAGGCCGCGTTCTTGGTCTCGAACTTGCCGGCATAGCCCGGGTCGAAGCCGGCGGACACGTCGGAGGAGAGCATGCGGCTGCGGGCGAGTGCGCGGCGCAGGGCCAGCGGGCTATCCTCGCCGGCGAGCGTCATGATCTCGGCGACGGTGTTCTCGAAGAAGCGGCTCGTCATACCGGTGGCACCCACGGAGCCGATCTCCTCCTTGTCGACGATGAGCGTGATGCTCGTGCGCTCCACGTTGGCGACGTCGATCTGGGCGAGCATGGAGGGGTAGGCGCAGACGCGATCGTCGTGGCCATAGCCCAAAATCATGGAGCGGTCGAGGCCCATGTCGCGGGCGGGGCCGGCGGGCACGACCTCGATCTCGGCGGAGAGGAAGTCCTCCTCCTCGACGTCGTACTGCTCCTTGAGGATGTCCAGGAACATCTGCTTGACGGGCTCCTTGGGGGCGTCCTTGTCGTCCCCATCGAACTTGACGGGACGACCGCCCACGATCACGTCGAGGATCTCGGCATCGACGGCGTCCTTGGCAGGCTTGGACATCTGCTCGCTCGAGAGGTGGATCAGCAGGTCGGAGATGGTAAAGACCGGGTCGTCCGCCTTGTCGCCGATATTGATGTCGACGGTGGTACCGTCCTTTTTGCAGATGACGCCCACGAGTGCGAGCGGGGAGGCTACCCAGTGGTAGCTCTTGACGCCGCCGTAGTAGTGCGTGTCGAGGTAGGCCATGTCGCCGGCCTCGAAGGCGGGATTCTGCTTAAGGTCCAGGCGCGGCGAGTCCACGTGGGCGCCCAGGATGTTAAAGCCCTGCTCGAGCGGGGCGGTGCCCAGGTTGACGAGCATAAGGTCCTTGCCGTGGTTGGCGGCGTACACCTTGTCGCCTGCCTTGAGCTCGCGGCCCTCGGCGATCACGGTCTCCAGGTCGACGTATCCCGCCTCCTCGGCCATCTTGATGCCGGTCTTGACGCACAGGCGCTCGGTCTTGTTCTCGCTCAAAAACTGCTTATAGCCGCGGCAAAGCTCCTCGAGCTCCTCGACTTGCTGTGGCGTGTACTTTTTCCATGCGCAGGGACGCTCCATGACGCAGGCTCCTTTCGGATCGATCGTGCTGGTTGATGTACCGTGAGCCATCGTATCACGCGCGGGCCCGCGGCGGCAGGGAAGCCTGATGTGCGGTGGCCGCGGGGCGGGGAGCGTGTAAACTGGTGTGAGCAAACCGTGCCCAGCCCAAAGCGAGGTATTCAATATGTCTGACAAGCGCCGCACCTTTGCCGTTATCGACGGCAACTCGCTCATGCACCGCGCCTTCCACGCCGTGCCGCCCACCATGAATGCGCCGGACGGCCGCCCCACCAACGCGATCTTCGGCTTTCTGAACATGTTTCTCAAGATGATCGATGCCTTTAACCCCGACGGTGTGGTCGTGGCGTTTGACAAGGGCAAACCGCGCGTGCGCATGGAGATGCTGCCGCAGTATAAGGCGCAACGCCCGCCCATGGACCCCGATCTGCATGCGCAGTTTCCGATGATCAAGGAGCTGCTCACCGCGCTCAACGTGCCGATTCTGCAGTCCGAGGGCTGGGAAGGCGACGATATCCTGGGAACCATGGCGCGCCTGGGTGAAGAGGCCGGCTGCGACATGCTGCTGGTGACCGGCGACCGCGACATGTATCAACTCGTGACCGAGCACGTCAACGTGGTCTCGACCCGCAAGGGCCTGTCCGACGTGGCGATCATGACGCCCGAGAGCGTGGACGACCTGTATCACGGCATTACGCCGGCGCTCGTGCCCGATTTTTACGGTCTAAAGGGCGATACGTCGGACAACATTCCCGGCGTACCGGGCATCGGCCCCAAAAAGGCGAGCGCGCTCATCGCACAGTACGGCAGCTTGGACGAGGTCATCGCGCATGCCGACGAGGTCAAGGGCAAGATGGGCGAGAACCTGCGTGCGCACATCGACGATGCGCTGCTGAGCCGCAAGGTCGCAACCATTCGCACCGATGCGCCCGTCGAGCTCGACTTTGACGAAACGTCCTTCCCGGCGTTTTCTGCCGACGAAGTGTCCGCGGCGCTGGGCACACTTGGTATCACCGCCATGCAGAACCGTTTCTTGGCGCTGGTCGGCGGCGAGGGCGGGGCTGCTGCTGCCTCCAGTGTGGTTGAGATACCTGCTATGGTTCGCGCAGCCGCCGGCGATGCCGACGCGCTTGGTGCCGTTGCGGCTGAGGTCTCCCGCGCGATTGATGCCGGCGAGTGGGTCGCCGCCGTGGTGGACGACGACAAGGAAGAGGGCGCGCTCTTTGGACTGACGCGCACGCTGTGGTTGGCGACGTCCAAGGGCCTGTTCGCGCTCGAGGAGGGCGACAGCTGTGCGGCGGCTGAGGTTGAGGGCTTCAACTTCGTTCACGGCGTGATTGCCGG
Proteins encoded in this region:
- the thiD gene encoding bifunctional hydroxymethylpyrimidine kinase/phosphomethylpyrimidine kinase, coding for MDRSKVPAVLSIAGSDSSGGAGIQADIKTITAHRLYAETAITAITAQNTLGVTAVQNISPDIVAAQIDAVFDDIRPSAVKIGMVSSAEIIEVIADRLSAWNATNVVVDPVMVATSGARLIAEDAAEALTRRLFPLATVITPNIPEAMALLDYEVDSERTQQNAAMLLTRRFGCASLVKGGHLVNEANDVLAEPAPLDDEGSHLGDPLTTWFRHKRIETDNTHGTGCTLSSAIACALAQGMDLADAVNAGKAYLTGALAAGLDMGKGSGPVNHMWQY
- a CDS encoding Bax inhibitor-1 family protein, which produces MNDIQGYQNGPVESGASRAKEMSPRAYNLAMSALIFLGFCAMGAGAYFTSTMSFARMMMSGAALPLVFGSFILTIVGMVMMSAAASKQSVGLSLVGYVIFASTFGLTASFGLANYDLPTINTAFIATAAITFVFGALGVTFPKFFQRVYGIGFGILLATILVEIVLMFMGVSQSITDLIVIVVFAGFIGYDTYVATTVPPTLPNAVLMASNLFVDIINVFLRILNILGRRD
- a CDS encoding DUF47 family protein, whose translation is MAKKPDSFYFDNYVACADLAVQAAELLTKIFENFDPAQIHDMLNKMHAIEHAADKKHHELEDALLTAFITPLEREDLDLMSCALDTVLDRIEGVVQRVYFTNIQSIHPDAIVIAHKVTDACRAMKDLMVELPNYRKSKTLRELVIQINTIESEADELYINAMRNLHVNGKDPLEVIAWRDVYAFLEYCADCCENVADVVDSIVMKNS
- a CDS encoding TIGR02452 family protein, whose amino-acid sequence is MADVDNRNRNRRSNRAGQPNPKREARAKAAERHVSTVSEACAKDIERSLAGVREFDGMPAGFVAAMKAKVQTAVATEEQVAEDVEGAEAAEVEAALEPVEEPAEEIAEAESAPAEEPAPVLPEVTVLDASTTQAILDNGRGYAQFCDMAVLAFASFTNPGGGYIQGYLGQEATLCADSYLYNVLDKQRKWYGENRRRNINCELYRNRALVVPAVRFDRNHVHAYADVIVAAAPNVKRARQEYRVSDDALLDALRDRIRFVLAICDELGREKLVLGAWGCDNNGFDAEAVAELFRKELASGDFKVKQVFFAVPSTRWDEDFAKFEHVLANFPERNEESYAQVAARAAAARAAEQAQAATEDDENEDDWRKYL
- a CDS encoding YaaA family protein, translated to MLQVIVSPAKQMRAAQDAFEVQGIPPFARETAQLHHALLDIERTEGDSGLQALWNVSDKLLAPCLDILHEFEPILGNGDLDNPALARHLSPAIMSYHGIQYQSMAPEVMDAEQLAWLQSHLWILSGLYGCVRPFHAVEPYRLEMGAKLAVDDARDLYAFWGDKLARATAPAGSNTTIVNLASVEYAKAVLPHLADDATAVTCLFGEGIRNGKPIQRSTASKKARGSMVRWMAENKLEDASELTAFNIGYRHIPELSDKNTLVFMNAQAQ
- the thiC gene encoding phosphomethylpyrimidine synthase ThiC — encoded protein: MSTQTEPKLVTQIDFARAGQITPQMKEVAEREHRDPEYIRERVADGRIAIPANIVHIKKGMRAFGVGEGLSTKVNVNLGISGDKADATEEWKKVKIAEDFGADAIMDLSNSGKTRQFRQQLIDETPLMVGTVPMYDAIGYMEKPLVKLTKDDLFEVVRAHAEDGVDFMTIHCGINKSVTKTFKETGRLMNIVSRGGSLLFGWMEVTGNENPFYEYFDELLEICHEYDVTISLGDSCRPGCLYDSNDATETAEMIELGKLCKRAWAAGVQVMVEGPGHMALDEIAANMKLQKRLCHNAPFYVLGPLVTDIGVGYDHITAAIGGAISASSGADFLCYVTPAEHLCLPNAQDVLDGLMATKIAAHAADIAKKVPHARDMDDKMGQARRKLDWDAMWKCALDPVTGKKRYEESPAATEGTCTMCGKMCAVRTVNKVFEGTTIDLGMED
- a CDS encoding inorganic phosphate transporter, which gives rise to MDVTFSTFLGQIVSNPVLAVTVILALGAIFVNGWTDAPNAIATCVTTRCMPARAAILMSAAFNFLGVLIMTHFNASVANTISHIVDFGGNSTMALACLCAALFSIVVYGATASRFGIPTSQSHSLIAGLTGAAIALGGASSVNVHEWMKVIYGLALSIGLGFVMGWVLCKLVSILFAAANRRRANVFFKYAQIASAAAMSFMHGAQDGQKFIGVLFLGVAFANGQTSVGDAGIPIWIMLLCSATMGIGTSVGGERIIKSVGQSMVKLEKYQGFSADLAGAANLLLATLTGIPVSSTHIKTCAIMGVGAVKRLSAINFGVVKDMMFTWFFTFPACGLISFVMAKLFMMFL
- a CDS encoding nitroreductase family protein, with product MSYLDLARGRYSCREFQDRSVEQAVVDAIVEAGRIAPSACNNHPARVMVLDTPELLEKAAACQPRFARDGSIFGAPLVFLICSVTDDAWVRPYDQMNSSEIDTSIVCDQMMMEATEQGLGTCWVCHFKPEVAQEQFNLPEGVYPYHMLVCGYPADHIADSEHREARTILLSDFLLK
- a CDS encoding SGNH/GDSL hydrolase family protein, coding for MKNVLCFGDSNTYGYDPAGMRDGTAVRYAQDVRWCGVAQRDLGEGWHVIEEGLNGRTTVRDDMCHLDTNLNGIRALPMLLEAHKPLDAIVIMLGTNDCKTVFNVTASDIARGAMALIRAVRAFPWTDAAPCPRILLMAPIKIKPQIADVYMTDFDEHSVEASEHFGEYYAHVAEQFGCDFLNAADFAEPGDIDYLHMMPESHESLGHAVAAKLQEMLGE